The following are encoded together in the Ictalurus punctatus breed USDA103 chromosome 1, Coco_2.0, whole genome shotgun sequence genome:
- the eny2 gene encoding transcription and mRNA export factor ENY2, whose protein sequence is MNKELQMRAAINQKLIEMGERERLKELLRGKLIECGWRDQLKAHCKDVIKEKGIENVTVEDLVAGITPKGRALVPDSVKKELLQRIRAFLAQHST, encoded by the exons ATGAATAAAGAGTTACAGATGAGGGCTGCAATTAACCAGAAATTGATTGAAATGGGGGAGAGGGAGCG GTTAAAGGAGCTGCTCAGAGGCAAGCTGATTGAGTGTGGCTGGAGAGATCAATTAAAAGCACATTGTAAAG ATGTCATCAAGGAAAAGGGGATTGAGAATGTCACTGTAGAAGACTTGGTGGCTGGAATCACTCCTAAAGGAAGAG CGCTGGTTCCTGACAGTGTAAAGAAGGAGCTTCTTCAGAGAATAAGGGCCTTCTTAGCCCAACATTCTACATGA